In the Chitinivibrionales bacterium genome, one interval contains:
- a CDS encoding fibro-slime domain-containing protein has protein sequence MFLDGVLMAVYSLKSGVVRGYSKFSFQALLIISTVILAGFVRPIQAQDPDSVVDTSWFQVIIRDFNSEDHPDFETFQGSDARTGAVATSIDTTDDTSSIAGDERGPRLLASAVGTKWSGEDNFEQWYNDVSGVNRKFAIELPFLVHANGLVTYIDSNFFPLNSGEPYVSLNDPALEPFDDYYDGNNFSFTTEFHATFTYLQDKDQVFSFTGDDDVWVFINDSLVIDLGGVHPPRSASVRLNDLPDGFLEDGKTYTFDFFHAERHTVESNVRITTSIKLNIRKKTKIVKAKIRDFKEKNTIDTAGMHPDFNYYSCGPTYGMVQNTIFEGVQNSPFPGDHRQVVLKSGAGCATTTSNFGQWYNDVAGVNRPFYIDIQFDEIDGEPGVYGISFPQFFPIDNDSNWTPAYPGGPDPYGHLQTDHPDHNYGFTTEIHTQVTYNEGTGQFFIFRGDDDVWAFVNDSLVMDLGGVHSAISDSIRLDSLPDGFLVDGVVYPFDFYHAERYIPDSRVTIKTNFQLDTYVFEGIETLVQFSNFQDFTDADTIEAYVKASNTFYIQVYDDSKTKGVDTTEIELIGPDGERETVQLIEAGTGTYRGSIDFGDPGARVSNNDVFDVGIDDDISFSFLGIGQEDQGPITGTVTLTAFDSEIAFGNSSSYSDLASLSEFRKRSDSLFIQITDDSKTSGEDEVTIELAGPDGESETVTLTESSPTVYRGVIAFGQSTDRTSGNDILNVAVGDELSYTYNGINEDQKTGSTTLEGQAAKVEFFNTGNYSNEIIGGSYGRYNDTLYIQVTDDSKTPDTDEITITIEGPSGERETITLTETEPGIYRGSIPFAPTDSRTADNDALEIDIGETYTYTYNGIGEPDPTTSTTVLSGALGQVYYANTDDYSDQAKLTDFYKTGDLLYIRVYDDDKTAGIDTVTIKLMTMGSEEEVVTLIETSAGVYDGSIAWGNASDKVAHNGGYDITIDEQFQYKYDPIGEPAGDIEFGRLKGVETPVMRGLQRGMIMKFQALTTAGGSFFTLPEKGILTLYSLDGRVITRNLLQKNSIFAVPSEIAGKMVLYTWQTKSIVKQGRMLVVK, from the coding sequence ATGTTTTTAGATGGTGTCTTAATGGCGGTTTATTCGCTTAAATCAGGGGTTGTACGAGGTTATTCAAAATTTTCATTCCAGGCATTATTAATTATATCGACGGTTATACTCGCCGGCTTTGTTCGGCCGATCCAGGCACAGGATCCCGACTCTGTTGTAGATACCTCCTGGTTTCAGGTGATTATCCGGGATTTTAACTCTGAAGACCATCCGGATTTTGAGACTTTTCAGGGAAGCGATGCCAGAACGGGGGCAGTCGCCACCAGTATCGATACTACTGATGACACCTCATCAATCGCCGGTGATGAACGGGGGCCCCGGTTATTGGCCTCCGCTGTTGGAACAAAATGGTCGGGAGAAGATAATTTCGAGCAATGGTATAACGATGTTTCGGGGGTAAACCGGAAATTTGCGATCGAACTGCCTTTTCTGGTTCATGCAAACGGCCTGGTCACCTATATCGATTCAAATTTTTTTCCTCTCAATAGCGGGGAGCCCTATGTTTCCCTGAATGATCCGGCGTTGGAGCCCTTTGATGATTACTATGATGGAAACAACTTTTCCTTTACCACCGAATTCCATGCTACGTTCACCTACCTGCAGGACAAGGACCAGGTTTTTTCTTTTACCGGTGATGATGATGTCTGGGTGTTTATCAACGACTCCCTGGTTATCGATTTGGGAGGTGTCCATCCTCCACGAAGTGCATCGGTGCGATTGAATGATTTGCCCGACGGTTTTCTGGAAGACGGGAAGACCTATACCTTCGATTTTTTTCATGCCGAGCGGCATACGGTTGAGTCGAATGTGAGAATTACCACCAGTATCAAGCTGAATATCCGAAAAAAGACCAAAATAGTCAAAGCGAAAATCCGTGATTTCAAAGAAAAAAATACGATCGATACTGCGGGGATGCATCCTGATTTTAATTATTACAGCTGCGGCCCGACTTACGGCATGGTCCAGAATACCATCTTTGAAGGAGTTCAGAATTCCCCGTTCCCCGGAGATCACCGGCAGGTTGTTCTCAAGAGCGGGGCCGGCTGTGCCACCACCACTTCCAATTTCGGACAGTGGTACAACGATGTTGCCGGTGTCAATCGGCCCTTTTATATCGATATCCAGTTCGATGAAATCGACGGTGAACCGGGGGTATATGGTATATCGTTTCCCCAGTTTTTCCCTATCGACAACGACTCCAACTGGACACCCGCCTATCCCGGGGGACCCGACCCCTACGGGCACCTTCAAACCGACCATCCCGATCACAACTACGGATTTACTACAGAAATTCACACCCAGGTTACTTACAACGAAGGTACCGGGCAGTTTTTTATCTTCAGAGGGGACGATGATGTCTGGGCTTTTGTTAACGACAGTCTGGTCATGGATCTGGGCGGGGTTCATTCGGCAATCTCCGACAGCATCCGGCTCGACAGCCTTCCCGACGGCTTTCTGGTGGACGGGGTCGTCTATCCCTTTGATTTCTACCATGCGGAGCGGTATATCCCCGATTCACGGGTCACAATTAAAACCAACTTTCAGCTGGATACCTATGTGTTTGAGGGTATTGAAACACTGGTCCAGTTTTCCAATTTTCAAGATTTCACCGACGCCGATACAATCGAGGCGTATGTAAAGGCAAGTAACACGTTCTATATTCAGGTATATGATGACTCCAAAACTAAAGGAGTCGATACCACCGAAATCGAACTCATCGGCCCCGATGGAGAACGGGAAACCGTTCAGCTTATTGAAGCCGGTACCGGTACCTACCGCGGCTCGATCGATTTCGGCGATCCCGGCGCGAGAGTGTCGAATAACGATGTTTTTGATGTGGGTATCGATGATGATATTTCATTCTCTTTCCTCGGTATCGGACAGGAAGACCAGGGACCGATTACCGGGACGGTAACCCTCACGGCCTTCGATTCGGAAATAGCTTTCGGCAACAGTAGCTCTTATTCGGACCTTGCTTCTTTATCAGAGTTCAGAAAACGCTCCGATTCGTTGTTTATCCAGATCACCGACGATTCAAAAACATCGGGGGAGGATGAAGTTACCATAGAATTGGCAGGTCCCGACGGCGAAAGCGAAACGGTAACCCTGACCGAATCATCGCCAACCGTCTACCGCGGCGTAATCGCCTTCGGCCAATCTACAGACCGGACAAGTGGAAATGATATTCTCAACGTCGCTGTAGGCGATGAATTATCATATACCTATAACGGCATTAACGAAGATCAGAAAACCGGATCGACCACTCTTGAAGGCCAGGCGGCAAAGGTCGAGTTTTTCAATACCGGAAATTACTCCAATGAAATTATCGGTGGGTCTTACGGACGGTATAACGACACCCTCTATATTCAGGTGACCGACGATTCCAAAACTCCCGATACCGATGAGATTACGATTACCATTGAAGGTCCGTCGGGTGAGCGGGAAACGATCACCCTTACCGAGACCGAACCGGGAATCTACCGGGGCTCCATTCCCTTTGCACCAACAGATTCGAGAACCGCAGACAACGACGCCCTGGAAATTGATATTGGTGAAACCTACACCTATACCTACAACGGAATCGGAGAACCCGATCCCACAACAAGCACCACCGTTCTTTCTGGTGCACTGGGACAGGTCTACTATGCCAATACCGATGATTACAGTGATCAGGCAAAATTGACCGATTTCTATAAAACCGGCGATCTACTCTATATCCGGGTGTATGACGACGATAAGACCGCCGGTATCGATACCGTCACGATAAAACTCATGACGATGGGCAGTGAAGAGGAAGTAGTTACATTGATAGAAACATCGGCCGGGGTGTATGACGGTTCGATTGCATGGGGAAACGCTTCCGACAAGGTTGCCCATAACGGAGGATACGATATTACGATTGACGAGCAGTTTCAATACAAATATGACCCGATCGGGGAGCCGGCCGGTGATATTGAATTCGGCCGGCTGAAAGGGGTGGAAACTCCGGTAATGCGTGGACTTCAGAGGGGAATGATCATGAAATTTCAGGCTCTTACCACAGCCGGGGGGTCATTTTTTACCCTTCCCGAAAAGGGCATTCTGACCTTGTATTCTCTTGATGGCAGGGTAATCACCAGAAACCTGTTGCAGAAAAACAGTATATTTGCCGTACCTTCGGAAATTGCTGGCAAGATGGTGCTCTATACCTGGCAAACAAAGTCGATAGTAAAACAAGGGAGGATGCTGGTTGTAAAGTGA
- a CDS encoding iron chelate uptake ABC transporter family permease subunit, translating to MIDFFQDLQRYTFLQLALAAGLLTSVSSGVVGSLIVVRRSTYIAGAISHCILGGMGVARFFQTVYDISWLTPLTGAVIAALIAALIIGWVTVYGKERIDSILSIIWALGMAIGITFIMKTPGYGQDLMSYLFGSILMVSSQDVLLMAILDLIIIAAVVLFYNRILAVCFNEEAALAKGIPVGLYIMIIHILTALTTVLLVQVVGIVLVIALLTLPAATVSRFTHRLSSMMLWSSVLCMILIVLGLIISYSPELPVGATIIELSGLVYLGALGMSRLQNKM from the coding sequence ATGATAGATTTTTTTCAGGATCTGCAGCGTTATACATTTCTTCAATTAGCCCTTGCCGCGGGCCTGCTCACTTCGGTATCTTCGGGGGTCGTTGGAAGCCTGATTGTTGTTCGTCGTTCTACCTATATTGCAGGAGCGATTTCTCACTGCATTCTCGGCGGCATGGGAGTGGCCAGATTCTTTCAGACAGTCTATGACATTTCCTGGCTTACCCCGCTTACCGGCGCCGTAATTGCAGCATTGATTGCTGCGCTGATTATCGGATGGGTCACGGTCTACGGCAAAGAGCGGATCGATTCGATTTTGAGCATTATCTGGGCTCTCGGCATGGCGATCGGTATTACGTTTATTATGAAAACCCCCGGCTACGGCCAGGATCTGATGAGCTATCTTTTCGGAAGCATTCTCATGGTTTCATCGCAGGATGTTCTTTTGATGGCAATTCTTGACCTGATTATAATTGCCGCAGTTGTTCTCTTTTATAACCGTATTCTCGCGGTTTGTTTTAATGAAGAAGCCGCTCTTGCCAAGGGGATACCGGTAGGATTATATATCATGATTATTCACATACTCACCGCTCTTACCACAGTACTTCTTGTCCAGGTCGTTGGGATTGTGCTTGTTATTGCGCTCCTGACTCTTCCTGCCGCCACAGTTTCGCGATTCACTCACCGGTTGTCATCAATGATGCTCTGGTCATCAGTGCTATGCATGATATTAATCGTTTTGGGGCTTATTATCAGTTACAGTCCCGAGCTTCCGGTTGGCGCCACCATTATCGAGCTTTCGGGTCTGGTATACCTTGGTGCCCTTGGAATGTCCCGATTACAAAATAAAATGTAA
- a CDS encoding ATP-binding cassette domain-containing protein, whose protein sequence is MNVPLVEFTKVCFSYGRHEVLHNVSFTIEANSFVGIVGPNGGGKTTLLRLLLGLIKPERGTIRVFGKSPQKARAQTGYVMQHMEYDSRFPATVMDIVLMGRVHNHWVGPYSREDKRHAEKALEEVGMKGMELKPFAELSGGQQQRTLIAQALSGEPKILILDEPTANIDIEGEQAIHSTLSSLKEKMTILSVSHNVNTVISTVSHVLCVNRTAVINPIDELHPDTIAKTYGGTMAVLHHAMNCHVFDHSRTQTLPHGAELTDRKSEAE, encoded by the coding sequence ATGAACGTTCCTCTTGTCGAATTCACCAAAGTCTGTTTCTCCTACGGCCGCCATGAAGTGCTTCATAATGTTTCATTTACCATTGAGGCCAACAGCTTTGTTGGTATAGTCGGTCCGAACGGCGGCGGCAAAACGACTCTTCTCCGGCTGCTTTTAGGACTGATTAAACCTGAGCGAGGAACGATAAGGGTGTTTGGAAAATCACCGCAAAAGGCACGGGCACAAACAGGGTATGTCATGCAGCACATGGAGTACGACTCTCGATTTCCCGCCACGGTTATGGATATCGTTCTTATGGGTCGGGTACATAATCATTGGGTAGGCCCCTATTCACGAGAAGATAAACGCCACGCCGAAAAGGCGCTTGAAGAGGTTGGCATGAAAGGCATGGAGTTGAAGCCCTTTGCCGAACTCTCCGGCGGACAGCAGCAACGAACGCTGATCGCTCAGGCCCTGTCCGGAGAACCAAAAATTCTTATCCTCGATGAGCCCACCGCTAACATCGATATCGAAGGAGAACAGGCGATTCATTCAACGCTTTCATCACTGAAAGAAAAAATGACAATCCTCTCGGTTTCTCATAACGTTAACACGGTCATCAGTACGGTTTCACATGTACTCTGTGTAAACCGGACAGCAGTAATAAACCCTATCGACGAATTGCATCCGGATACCATTGCCAAGACATATGGAGGAACAATGGCGGTATTGCACCATGCCATGAACTGCCATGTATTCGACCATTCTCGCACCCAGACTCTGCCGCACGGTGCGGAATTAACCGACAGGAAATCTGAGGCCGAATGA